The Ictalurus punctatus breed USDA103 chromosome 9, Coco_2.0, whole genome shotgun sequence genome contains a region encoding:
- the LOC108270273 gene encoding cytochrome P450 1B1, giving the protein MALSESDFGMKGSSIIKEWSGQVQPALIISFIFLFCLEACLWIRNLALKKRLPGPFAWPLVGNAMQLGQMPHITFSRLAKKYGNVYQIRLGCNDIVVLNGYTAIRQALVQHSKEFAGRPNFISFQIISGGKSMTFSNYSEQWKAHRRVAQSTLRAFSSANSQTKKAFEQHIVAEAMDMVRSFLRLSADRCYFNPSHEFTVAAANVICALCFGKRYGHDDPEFRALLGRVDKFGETVGAGSLVDVMPWLQSFPNPVRSVYQNFKTINKEFFAYVKDKVVQHRDTYDPDVTRDMSDAIISVIEHGKNNMLTKDFVEGTVTDLIGAGQDTVSTVMQWMLLLLVKYPAMQTKLQEQIDKVVGRDRLPSMEDKVNLTYLDAFIYETMRYTSFVPVTIPHSTTTDVTIEGFHIPKDTVVFINQWSVNHDPQKWQDPQTFNPSRFLDENGALNKDLTSSVMIFSTGKRRCIGDQIAKTEIFLFLAILLHQCTFKSNPSQTLTMDCSYGLVLKPVKFTVTAKLRGRLLGLVSPA; this is encoded by the coding sequence ATGGCATTATCAGAGAGTGACTTTGGCATGAAGGGAAGCAGCATCATAAAGGAATGGAGTGGACAAGTCCAACCAGCCCTCatcatttccttcatttttctCTTCTGCCTGGAGGCTTGTCTGTGGATCCGCAACCTTGCTCTCAAGAAAAGGCTGCCAGGGCCTTTTGCATGGCCGCTAGTGGGCAATGCCATGCAACTAGGCCAAATGCCCCACATTACCTTCTCCAGGCTTGCAAAGAAATATGGCAATGTCTACCAGATCCGACTGGGCTGCAATGACATAGTGGTGCTGAATGGATACACAGCCATACGACAAGCTCTCGTACAACATAGCAAAGAGTTTGCAGGAAGACCAAATTTCATCTCCTTTCAAATTATATCTGGGGGGAAAAGTATGACATTCAGCAATTACAGTGAACAGTGGAAGGCACACCGGAGAGTAGCTCAATCTACCTTGAGGGCGTTCTCATCTGCAAACAGTCAGACCAAGAAGGCCTTTGAACAGCATATTGTGGCAGAGGCCATGGATATGGTTCGGAGTTTTCTCAGGCTGAGTGCAGATAGATGTTATTTCAATCCTTCACATGAATTTACAGTTGCTGCTGCTAACGTCATTTGTGCTCTCTGCTTTGGAAAACGTTACGGACATGATGACCCAGAGTTCAGGGCACTTCTGGGTAGGGTAGATAAGTTTGGAGAGACAGTGGGTGCTGGGAGCTTAGTAGATGTCATGCCTTGGCTTCAGTCTTTCCCAAACCCAGTGAGAAGTGTTTACCAGAACTTCAAGACTATCAATAAGGAGTTCTTTGCTTATGTGAAAGACAAAGTTGTGCAGCACAGAGACACATATGACCCTGATGTAACTCGAGACATGAGTGATGCAATCATTAGTGTGATTGAACATGGAAAAAATAACATGTTGACTAAAGACTTTGTGGAGGGAACCGTGACAGATCTCATTGGAGCAGGACAGGACACTGTATCTACTGTTATGCAGTGGATGTTGCTGCTCTTAGTGAAGTAcccagccatgcagaccaagcTCCAGGAGCAGATTGATAAAGTGGTTGGCCGTGACAGACTGCCCTCAATGGAGGACAAGGTCAACCTGACCTATCTGGATGCCTTCATCTATGAGACTATGCGCTACACCAGCTTTGTGCCTGTCACCATCCCCCACTCCACCACCACAGACGTCACCATCGAGGGCTTCCACATCCCCAAAGACACAGTGGTGTTCATCAACCAGTGGTCTGTGAACCATGACCCACAGAAGTGGCAGGACCCCCAAACCTTCAATCCCTCAAGGTTCCTGGATGAGAATGGAGCCCTTAACAAGGACTTGACCAGCAGTGTAATGATCTTCTCTACAGGTAAGAGGAGATGCATTGGTGACCAGATTGCCAAGACAGAGATATTCTTGTTTTTAGCTATTCTGCTGCATCAGTGCACATTCAAGAGTAACCCCTCTCAGACTCTCACTATGGACTGCTCATACGGGTTAGTACTGAAACCTGTCAAATTTACAGTTACAGCCAAACTAAGAGGGAGACTCCTTGGCCTTGTGTCACCAGCATAA